The genomic stretch GGCCGGGCCGATCGCTAACTTCCTGCTCGCGATCCTGCTGTTCTCCATGGTATTCGCCACCGGCGTGACCGAGCCGGCAGCGGTGGTCGCGGTGCCGACCGCCAACACGGTGGCCTCGCGTGCCGGCTTCGACGGCGGCGAGGCCATCGTCTCGATCCGCGCAGCGCAGGGCAGCTCGACCGAGCCGGTGCGTTCCTGGTCGGACTTGCGTTGGAAACTGCTCAGCGCGATCATCGATCATCGCCAGGTGATCCTGGGCGGTCGCACCGGCGGGGAGACCTATGACTTCCACGTTGACCTGAGCGGCTTCGACCAGTGCTCGACCGACGACTACATGTCGAAGCTCGGCTTTGAGCCGGGCGGCGGGGCGCTGTCGATTTCGGCGATCACGCCGGGCAGCGCGGCGGAGCAGGCGGGGCTGCGGCCTGGCGATCGCATCGTCGCGTTCGACGGCAAGTCGGTGATCAGCTCGGGACGCTTTATTGACACCATCAAGTCACATGCAGGCCGTCCGCTCGCGCTACGGATCTCGCGTGGCGGCGTTGAGCGCACGCTGAGTATCTTGCCGCACGCGGAGCGTGATACTACGCCGACCGCGAACGGCGGGCAAGTGGGCCGGATCGGAGCGGCGCTGTCGATGCACATGCCGACTGTGGACGTTCGCTACAGCCTGCTCGAGAGCGCCGAGCTGGGCGTACTCCGCACCTGGAGTATTGCGGCATACTCGCTGAAGATGTTCGGGTGGATACTGACTGGGGAAGCGTCGCTGAAGACCCTGTCGGGGCCGGTGACCATCGCCGACTACGCTGGCAAGAGCGTGAAACTAGGATTGCCAGCCTTCTTGTTGTTTTTGGCGCTAGTCAGTATCAGTTTTGGCGTGCTAAACTTGCTGCCGATTCCGGTTTTGGATGGCGGGCATTTGTTATACTATTGGATCGAAGCCACGACTGGGAAAGCCGTTTCGGAGCGCTGGGAACTAATTCTGCAAAGAATGGGCTTGATCTGCATCGTCGCGCTGTCGGCGATTGCGCTATGCAACGATCTGTCTCGTTTACTTATAGGTCAGTAAATTAGGAAACAAACGCTTACTTTTTTGGGGCGTTGTTGCATAAATCGAGTGTGAGACGCAATAGCATCGACGGGATAATTTCAGGCGATACGAACGGATTGCGGACGAGCGAGGTCCACCATACGGTTGATGACGCCGACGTGAATGAAGATTTCGGTCGCCTGCGAGGCGATGTGACGCGCCCAGAGACAGTTGCCGGTGAGGGTCTTGAACCGATACATCGCATTCTCGGCAAGCGATCGCCGGGGGTAGCCACTGTCTTGCTGCCATTTTCGACGATTGTCACGGGCAATTGCATCAACCGCGCTATTACGCCCCGCTGCACCGGGCATATCCGCTGGCCAATGAACGGCGCCCTCGCGTGGCGGAATCGAAGGAATAGCACTGCGTGCAGCAATGGCCGCATGGCATGGCTTGGTGTCGTAGGCACTGTCACCGCCGATGACATCGATTTGTTCTTCGCGTGGAATCTGGTCGAGCAACTGAGCCAGCACGTCACCGTCAGCCACATTTTAATTCGTCATTAGCGCGGCATGCACTTGACCCATATTCGCGTTGAACGCGAGATGGACTTTACGCCACGTGCACCGCTTCGAGTAGCCGTGCTGGCGCACTTTCCATTCACCTTCTCCATAAACCTTCAGACCGGTGCTGTCGACAACCAGATGGATCGGTGCATTGTCACGAAGGATCGGCAGTTCGACATCAAGCGTTTTTGCCAGGCGACAGAGCGTGGTGTAATTCGGCACCGGCAAACTCTGGCAGGCCAGATCACGTAGACTTTGGGTGAAACCTTGCACGCCCTGCAAGGTTTCACCCAAAGTCTGCGCGATCTGGCCTGCCAGAGCATTATGTATTGTTTTTCTTATGTATGCCCCTCACATGAGGGAGGCTTTCACATTTCAAAATAACGAATTGTGGATAAATATGCAACAACGCCATTTCAACTAGACTATGAGGGAGCAAACTATCTACGAGCATTTGTTCAAAAACGTTGAAGAGGTTTGTGCTGCTGTCGTCGCCTTCCAAGATCGATGCCATCTCCAATGGCACCTTGAAAAACTGGGTTTCAAATTACCCCTCGCACCCCGTCAGGCAAGCCTCTTGAGGCTTACGGTTTGATTGAACAAGCGTCTCTAAACAACCAGGTCCACCATACCAGCTCTCGTTAGATTTATGCAACCTCGCCTGTTGGCGAGGACTCAGTCGAATACGCTCTCGCCGAGGCAGGATCGTCAAGTGTTTGCCTGGGTCAACGGTAAGAACCCGCGGCGGTACGGATTCGACTTTGGGTTTTGGACGCAGCAGATCGTGCGTGAGCTGATCGAGCAGAAATGCGGTGCACGGTTGAGTCTTGCGCGCGTTAGCACGGTGCTGGCGCGGCTTGGGCTGACGCCGCAGGAGCTGTTTGCAGCAAACTTATCAGCAGCGCGACTCGGGACAGTCGGTGACGCGCTGGCAGCGCTGGACACCTACCAAGCCATTGCACGTCAGACTAAACAGAAAAAAGTCGAGATCTACTTCTTTGTGGCGTTGTTGCATAAATCGCCACATGAGGGTCGATTCGCTAATTTCAGAATTATGAATTCTTAGATTAAGAACGGCCCTTCTTTTGGAATCTAAATATTGCCTATATTCCTGACTTATTAGGAATATAAACTTAAAGGTAAATCAGAAGCTTTCGCCGACCCGAACGATCTTTAGCGTGTTGGTGCCACCGGCCTGTCCCATCGGTTCGCCGGCGGTTAGCACAACCATGTCACCGCGCACCACAAAGCCCTGGCGGATCACGATTTCGATGGCGGCCCGCATGGCCGAGTCGCGGTCGTTATTGAAGTCGACGTGCAACGGCGTGACGTTGCGGAACAATGTCATCGCACGCTCGCTGCCGGCCCGCGGTGTAAGCGCGAAGATCGGAACGTGGGTGATGTGACGCGACATCCACAGCACCGTGGAACCCGATTCGGTCAGCGCGATGATCGCCTTGGCACCCAGATGGTAGGCCGTGAACAGCGCCCCCATCGCGATCGACTGGTCGATGCGGGTGAAGGTTCGATCGAGGAAATCCTTTTCGAGCTCGACGGTTTCTGACTTCTCGGCCTCGACACAGATCGCGGCCATGGCCTCGAGGGTCACCACCGGATACTTTCCGGTCGCCGATTCGGCCGACAGCATCACCGCATCGGTACCATCCAGCACGGCGTTAGCCACGTCCGAGACCTCGGCGCGGGTAGGCACCGGGGCGTGGATCATCGACTCCATCATCTGGGTGGCGGTGATCACTAGCCTGTTCGACTCGCGCGCCATGCGAATCATGCGCTTCTGCAGGGCCGGCACAGCTGCGTTTCCGACTTCTACCGCCAGATCGCCGCGCGCCACCATGATGCCGTCCGAGGCATGGAGGATGCCCTGCATGGCCGGAATTGCCTCGGCGCGTTCGATCTTGGCGATCATCTTCGGTTTGATGCCGTAGGGCGCGCCCGCGATGTTGGCGAGCTGGCGGGCCATTTCCATGTCAATGGCGTTCTTCGGGAAGGATACGGCCACCATGTCCGCGCCTAGCGACATAGCGGTGCGGATATCCTCCATATCCTTGGCGGTTAGCGCTGGTGCCGATAGTCCACCACCCTGGCGGTTGATGCCCTTATTGTTCGAAAGCTCGCCACCGACTTTGACGATGGTGTAGATCTCG from Burkholderia sp. encodes the following:
- the rseP gene encoding RIP metalloprotease RseP; the protein is MNVLIELIAFAVAIGVLVVVHEYGHYSIARLCGVKVLRFSIGFGAVLVRHTSRRTGTEWTLSALPLGGYVQMLDKRDSGPDGIAPTDLPQTFNCQSVWKRIAIVAAGPIANFLLAILLFSMVFATGVTEPAAVVAVPTANTVASRAGFDGGEAIVSIRAAQGSSTEPVRSWSDLRWKLLSAIIDHRQVILGGRTGGETYDFHVDLSGFDQCSTDDYMSKLGFEPGGGALSISAITPGSAAEQAGLRPGDRIVAFDGKSVISSGRFIDTIKSHAGRPLALRISRGGVERTLSILPHAERDTTPTANGGQVGRIGAALSMHMPTVDVRYSLLESAELGVLRTWSIAAYSLKMFGWILTGEASLKTLSGPVTIADYAGKSVKLGLPAFLLFLALVSISFGVLNLLPIPVLDGGHLLYYWIEATTGKAVSERWELILQRMGLICIVALSAIALCNDLSRLLIGQ
- a CDS encoding winged helix-turn-helix domain-containing protein, whose translation is MFAWVNGKNPRRYGFDFGFWTQQIVRELIEQKCGARLSLARVSTVLARLGLTPQELFAANLSAARLGTVGDALAALDTYQAIARQTKQKKVEIYFFVALLHKSPHEGRFANFRIMNS
- the pyk gene encoding pyruvate kinase, producing the protein MLRATKIVATIGPASSSPEILRQMMQAGLDVMRFNFSHGTVDDHRQRAEMVREAAHKVGREIAIMADLQGPKIRLGKFENGKTTLNPGQPFILDATCELGNDARVGLDYKDLPRDLKTGDVLLLNDGLIVLTVERVLGDEIYTIVKVGGELSNNKGINRQGGGLSAPALTAKDMEDIRTAMSLGADMVAVSFPKNAIDMEMARQLANIAGAPYGIKPKMIAKIERAEAIPAMQGILHASDGIMVARGDLAVEVGNAAVPALQKRMIRMARESNRLVITATQMMESMIHAPVPTRAEVSDVANAVLDGTDAVMLSAESATGKYPVVTLEAMAAICVEAEKSETVELEKDFLDRTFTRIDQSIAMGALFTAYHLGAKAIIALTESGSTVLWMSRHITHVPIFALTPRAGSERAMTLFRNVTPLHVDFNNDRDSAMRAAIEIVIRQGFVVRGDMVVLTAGEPMGQAGGTNTLKIVRVGESF